From a region of the Streptomyces tirandamycinicus genome:
- a CDS encoding PRC-barrel domain-containing protein, which translates to MSTYLRAREISQEPVVTLAGEDVARVKDIVFDPMRGSITCFTLSGQGLLAGPLKRALLWKKVHALGPDAVMIRDEASLEDDDEAARERIDAPGGGSVIGARVITEDGTALGTITDVIIEASGTPRVIGYEVGPTARTGQTVFLPVIKPKSVSGEMMVVPACTADFTAGDPAGLPAAAEGLRRRLEQEA; encoded by the coding sequence ATGAGCACGTACCTGCGCGCACGGGAGATCAGCCAAGAGCCGGTGGTCACGCTGGCAGGCGAGGACGTCGCCCGGGTCAAGGACATCGTCTTCGACCCGATGCGCGGCTCCATCACCTGCTTCACCCTCAGCGGCCAAGGACTGCTCGCCGGCCCGCTCAAGCGCGCGCTGCTGTGGAAGAAGGTCCATGCGCTCGGGCCGGACGCGGTGATGATCCGGGACGAGGCTTCGCTGGAGGACGACGACGAGGCGGCGAGGGAACGCATCGACGCGCCTGGCGGGGGGAGCGTCATCGGCGCCCGCGTGATCACCGAGGACGGGACCGCGCTGGGCACGATCACCGATGTGATCATCGAGGCCTCCGGGACTCCCCGGGTGATCGGGTACGAGGTCGGCCCCACCGCCCGGACGGGGCAGACGGTCTTCCTGCCGGTGATCAAGCCGAAGTCCGTCTCGGGGGAAATGATGGTGGTACCGGCGTGCACGGCCGATTTCACGGCCGGGGATCCCGCCGGCCTCCCCGCCGCTGCCGAGGGCCTGCGGCGACGACTCGAGCAGGAGGCATGA
- a CDS encoding PRC-barrel domain-containing protein, with protein sequence MMLFSTTQGRTVVALSTAERLGTIAACTLAPSPAHISALHLKTRGRHGHIMLWKNVHSFGEDAVTVRSAEGLKPEKELDSAEEAHKSHDPLGKRVLTEAGESMGTVEDIDFDEQDGSLRALLTTEGKVPGDRLMGVGSYAVVVHRPG encoded by the coding sequence ATGATGCTGTTCAGCACCACTCAAGGCCGCACCGTGGTCGCCCTGTCGACCGCGGAACGGCTCGGGACCATCGCCGCCTGCACGCTCGCGCCGTCGCCGGCGCACATCTCCGCTCTCCACCTCAAGACCCGCGGCCGCCACGGCCACATCATGCTGTGGAAGAACGTCCACTCCTTCGGCGAGGACGCCGTGACGGTCCGTTCCGCCGAGGGGCTGAAGCCCGAGAAGGAGCTCGACTCCGCCGAGGAGGCGCACAAGAGCCACGACCCTCTCGGCAAGCGCGTCCTCACGGAGGCCGGCGAGAGCATGGGAACGGTCGAGGACATCGACTTCGACGAGCAGGACGGCAGTCTCCGGGCACTTCTCACCACGGAGGGGAAGGTACCGGGCGACCGGCTCATGGGTGTCGGCAGCTACGCCGTGGTCGTGCACCGCCCCGGATGA
- a CDS encoding TerC family protein yields MLDVPIWLWAAFAVTVVVSLAVDLLAHREAHVIGFREAAVWSGVWVGLALVFGGVVFLVLGPTPGVEYATAWLLEKSLSVDNLFVFALIFAYFQVPRAYQHRVLFFGVIGALVFRGVFLTAGVAVVSRFTAVLYAFAAVLFYSTYKILKEEDDSFDPGRSIAVRLLRRVVPVRDEYAGMRFFVREGGRRVATPLLAVVVAIEAADLIFAVDSVPAVLAISDEAFIVYTSNAFAILGLRALYFLLAGLLDRFHYLGTGLALILSFIAVKLILQASHELISTSIPEIPSPVSLAVIAVVLAASVVLSLRRPAARDGAGEETPSARRDAPDGREPPPDGGGASS; encoded by the coding sequence GTGCTCGACGTGCCGATCTGGCTGTGGGCGGCGTTCGCCGTCACGGTGGTGGTGTCGCTGGCCGTCGACCTGCTGGCGCACCGCGAGGCGCATGTCATCGGGTTCAGGGAGGCCGCCGTATGGAGCGGTGTGTGGGTGGGTCTCGCCCTGGTCTTCGGCGGGGTGGTCTTCCTGGTCCTGGGTCCGACGCCCGGTGTGGAGTACGCGACCGCCTGGCTGCTGGAGAAGAGCCTCTCGGTCGACAACCTGTTCGTCTTCGCCCTGATCTTCGCCTACTTCCAGGTTCCGCGCGCCTACCAGCACCGGGTGCTGTTCTTCGGCGTCATCGGCGCGCTGGTGTTCCGGGGCGTCTTCCTCACCGCCGGCGTGGCCGTGGTCAGCCGGTTCACCGCCGTGCTGTACGCCTTCGCCGCGGTCCTCTTCTACAGCACCTACAAGATCCTCAAGGAGGAGGACGACAGCTTCGACCCGGGCAGGAGCATCGCCGTGCGGCTGCTGCGCAGGGTCGTGCCGGTGCGCGACGAGTACGCCGGGATGAGGTTCTTCGTCAGGGAAGGGGGCCGACGGGTCGCCACCCCGCTCCTCGCCGTCGTCGTCGCGATCGAGGCGGCCGACCTCATCTTCGCCGTCGACAGCGTGCCCGCCGTCCTCGCGATCAGCGACGAGGCCTTCATCGTCTACACCAGCAACGCGTTCGCCATCCTCGGCCTGCGCGCCCTGTACTTCCTGCTCGCCGGGCTGCTGGACCGGTTCCACTACCTCGGCACGGGCCTCGCGCTGATCCTCTCCTTCATCGCCGTGAAGCTGATCCTGCAGGCGTCCCACGAACTGATCAGCACCAGCATCCCGGAGATCCCGTCACCGGTGAGCCTGGCCGTGATCGCGGTGGTGCTGGCGGCGTCGGTCGTGCTGAGCCTTCGGCGCCCCGCCGCCCGGGACGGGGCGGGGGAGGAGACGCCCTCGGCGCGGCGCGACGCACCGGACGGGAGGGAGCCACCACCCGACGGGGGAGGCGCCTCTTCGTGA
- a CDS encoding site-2 protease family protein translates to MNNSLRIGRVCGVPLSVHWTVPLLVFLFGYSLGSQTLPAWIPGRSAAAYTVAGLAGALLLLLSLLAHETAHALTARRKGIPVHDVTLWALGGVTRMDRPPAPGAAFLVAVSGPLTSLAVGAAALGAGMGLAAGPGWAVPTAVLLWLGWANLLVAVFNLLPAAPLDGGRVVQALMWWRTGDRERAERAAGRGGQILGIVLVALGWLAVLRGSWSGLWLAVLGFFVIVVANAERRQASLTTALGGVRAADVMAGPVVTAPDWITVQRYVDDPSGPSVHGHHSAVPLLDFEGYPSGLLQLPRLSAIPAARRETLRLRDVAVPLARCTMCAPDELLEEVVKNARPRSVGLPILVMDGRHLVGIVTAADLDRLAQRRMLRGDGTG, encoded by the coding sequence ATGAACAACTCACTCCGGATCGGCCGCGTCTGCGGAGTGCCGCTGAGCGTCCACTGGACGGTGCCCCTGCTGGTCTTCCTCTTCGGTTACAGCCTGGGCAGCCAGACGCTCCCCGCCTGGATCCCGGGACGCTCGGCGGCCGCCTACACCGTCGCCGGACTCGCCGGCGCCCTGCTGCTCCTCCTCAGTCTGCTGGCGCACGAGACCGCACACGCCCTCACCGCCCGGCGCAAGGGCATTCCGGTCCACGACGTCACCCTCTGGGCACTCGGCGGCGTGACCCGGATGGACCGGCCGCCCGCGCCCGGTGCGGCCTTCCTCGTCGCCGTGAGCGGGCCGCTCACCAGCCTCGCCGTCGGGGCGGCGGCCCTCGGCGCCGGGATGGGACTGGCCGCGGGACCGGGCTGGGCGGTACCCACCGCCGTGCTGCTGTGGCTCGGCTGGGCCAACCTCCTCGTCGCCGTGTTCAACCTCCTGCCCGCGGCACCGCTGGACGGCGGCCGGGTGGTGCAGGCCCTGATGTGGTGGCGCACCGGAGACCGGGAGCGCGCCGAGCGGGCGGCCGGGCGCGGCGGGCAGATCCTCGGCATCGTGCTCGTGGCCCTCGGGTGGCTGGCCGTCCTGCGCGGTTCGTGGAGCGGACTGTGGCTGGCCGTCCTCGGGTTCTTCGTCATCGTCGTCGCCAACGCCGAGCGGCGGCAGGCGTCCCTGACCACGGCCCTGGGGGGCGTGCGCGCCGCGGACGTCATGGCCGGCCCCGTCGTGACGGCCCCCGACTGGATCACCGTGCAGCGCTACGTCGACGATCCCTCCGGTCCCTCCGTGCACGGTCACCACTCGGCCGTACCGCTGCTCGACTTCGAGGGATACCCCAGCGGCCTGCTCCAGCTGCCCCGGCTCTCCGCGATCCCCGCGGCCCGGCGGGAGACGCTGCGCCTGCGCGACGTGGCCGTCCCCCTGGCCCGGTGCACCATGTGCGCACCGGACGAGCTCCTGGAGGAGGTCGTCAAGAACGCGCGGCCCCGGAGCGTCGGCCTGCCGATCCTGGTCATGGACGGCCGGCACCTCGTCGGCATCGTCACCGCGGCCGACCTCGACCGCCTCGCCCAGCGCCGCATGCTGCGCGGGGACGGGACCGGATGA
- a CDS encoding DUF3040 domain-containing protein, whose amino-acid sequence MNSGRDDGRILAHLERRLARDDPDLAAIMDALNRQFTDEPRQQAADGPETDPETGSGDAEKRRNRRMTAVTVLAITAILGLFLTALLNGSPQRADPDPGTPRGPGTGVPTQSEPRFAPRTPPRGRRPGTAAAGCPAVRLRPDPARARGRRP is encoded by the coding sequence ATGAACTCCGGCAGGGACGACGGGCGCATCCTCGCGCACCTCGAACGGCGCCTCGCCCGGGACGACCCCGACCTGGCGGCGATCATGGACGCCCTCAACCGGCAGTTCACCGACGAACCCCGGCAGCAGGCCGCCGACGGACCGGAGACGGACCCGGAGACCGGCTCCGGGGACGCCGAGAAGCGGCGCAACCGGAGGATGACCGCCGTCACCGTGCTCGCCATCACCGCGATCCTCGGTCTGTTCCTCACCGCGCTGCTGAACGGCAGCCCTCAGCGGGCCGATCCGGACCCGGGAACCCCGCGGGGACCCGGGACGGGCGTGCCGACCCAGAGCGAGCCCCGCTTTGCGCCGAGGACACCGCCGCGCGGGCGCCGCCCGGGCACCGCGGCGGCCGGCTGCCCGGCCGTCCGGCTGCGACCGGACCCGGCCCGGGCGCGCGGGAGGCGGCCATGA
- a CDS encoding slipin family protein yields the protein MAQELLTLLTLAGSGAALYLAAAARVVKQYERGVVLRFGRLRERIRTPGFTMIVPLVDRMHKVNMQIVTMPVPAQDGITRDNVTVRVDAVIYFRVVDPADAIIRVEDYRFAVSQMAQTSLRSILGKSELDDLLSNREKLNQGLELMMDSPAVEWGVTIDRVEIKDVSLPETMKRSMARQAEADRERRARVINADAELQASKKLAEAARAMADQPAALQLRLLQTVVAVAAEKNSTLVLPFPVELLRFLDRATPGRPAGHATARPPALDRPGAEPSQDVRPPERPAAGQAEMTNAPAEHRSMAGTEQGRRRS from the coding sequence ATGGCCCAGGAGCTCCTGACCCTGCTGACCCTCGCGGGCTCCGGTGCCGCGCTCTACCTGGCGGCTGCGGCCAGAGTCGTCAAACAGTACGAACGAGGGGTGGTCCTGCGCTTCGGCCGGCTGCGCGAGCGCATACGCACGCCGGGCTTCACCATGATCGTCCCGTTGGTCGACCGGATGCACAAGGTGAACATGCAGATCGTGACGATGCCCGTGCCCGCCCAGGACGGCATCACCCGGGACAACGTCACCGTCCGCGTCGACGCGGTGATCTACTTCAGGGTCGTCGATCCGGCCGACGCGATCATCCGCGTCGAGGACTACCGCTTCGCCGTCTCCCAGATGGCGCAGACCTCGCTCCGTTCGATTCTCGGCAAGAGCGAACTCGACGATCTGCTCTCCAACCGGGAGAAGCTGAACCAGGGTTTGGAGCTGATGATGGACAGCCCGGCCGTCGAGTGGGGTGTCACCATCGACCGGGTGGAGATCAAGGACGTGTCCCTGCCGGAGACGATGAAGCGCTCGATGGCCCGGCAGGCGGAAGCGGACCGCGAACGCCGAGCCCGTGTCATCAACGCCGACGCCGAGCTGCAGGCCTCCAAGAAGCTCGCGGAGGCCGCCCGCGCCATGGCGGACCAGCCCGCGGCGCTGCAACTGCGCCTTCTGCAGACCGTCGTGGCCGTCGCAGCCGAGAAGAACTCCACTCTCGTCCTGCCGTTCCCGGTGGAGCTTCTGCGGTTCCTGGATCGGGCCACGCCCGGCCGGCCGGCGGGGCACGCCACGGCCCGGCCCCCGGCACTCGACCGGCCCGGCGCTGAACCCTCGCAGGACGTACGCCCGCCGGAGAGGCCGGCGGCCGGGCAGGCGGAGATGACGAACGCACCGGCGGAGCACCGCTCGATGGCGGGCACGGAGCAGGGCCGGCGCCGCTCCTGA
- a CDS encoding metallophosphoesterase family protein, whose product MLNRVAVLSDIHGVLPALEAVLAEPDVSAADHIVLTGDITAGPQPAQVLDLLTSLGDRVIWISGNADRELLEYRWGQRDTIPDPIAPWAAEQLREDHLDLLSSLPRSLSLSVNGLGKVLFCHATPRDDEEVVLVDSRLDRWKDVFDGLDTDIRTVVCGHTHMPFVRLAHGRLVINPGSIGMPYGRTGAHWALLGPGVELRTTHFDLQAAATQLNQDSSYPDITEWADYFLHARATDADALTAFAPRDGRDHNP is encoded by the coding sequence ATGCTGAACCGAGTAGCCGTCCTGTCCGACATTCACGGAGTCCTGCCGGCCCTGGAGGCAGTGCTCGCCGAACCAGACGTCAGCGCCGCCGATCACATCGTGCTCACGGGCGACATCACCGCCGGCCCGCAACCGGCCCAGGTTCTCGACCTGCTGACCAGCCTCGGCGACCGCGTCATCTGGATCAGCGGCAACGCCGACCGCGAACTCCTCGAATACCGTTGGGGGCAACGCGACACGATCCCCGACCCGATCGCCCCCTGGGCAGCCGAACAGCTCCGCGAAGACCATCTCGACCTTCTCAGCTCGCTACCACGATCACTCTCCCTGTCCGTGAACGGCCTGGGAAAGGTGCTGTTCTGCCATGCCACCCCTCGCGACGACGAGGAGGTCGTCCTGGTCGACTCACGCCTCGACCGCTGGAAGGACGTCTTCGACGGACTCGATACCGACATCCGCACCGTGGTCTGCGGCCACACCCACATGCCGTTCGTCCGCCTCGCCCACGGCCGACTCGTGATCAATCCCGGCAGTATCGGCATGCCCTACGGACGAACCGGAGCACACTGGGCCCTCCTGGGCCCGGGCGTCGAGCTCCGCACCACGCACTTCGACCTCCAAGCCGCAGCCACCCAGCTCAACCAGGACTCGTCCTACCCCGACATCACCGAATGGGCCGACTACTTCCTGCACGCTCGCGCCACCGACGCCGACGCCCTCACAGCCTTCGCCCCACGGGACGGCCGCGACCACAACCCGTGA